The window TCCGGACGCAGGCTGTAGTAATTGGAGACCAGCACTGGCAGATCGACCAGTGCCGAAGGGGCGGCGCGCTGGCCGGCCAGGGGATTGACGCTACTCATGATGGCTTTTCTTGATGAAGGGAAACAGAAACAGCGTTTGGACAAGCCCAGGCGAGACAACGTTCATAGCTTCGCCTGGCTTGATGTTCTTGTGAATGTTTTTTAAGGTTCCGGCCGGCATTGTAACGGCTGCGGGCCAATTCTCCTGCATGGTTTGGGCAAACCGCGCTGTCCCTGCCGGAAAGCGCAATGCGCCCGGGCGCGAACCCGGGCGCATTGGCCATCACTGCATCGGCCTGCCTCTGCAGCAGCAGACCGGATGGCGGATCGGTCAGCCTGCGTCAGGCGCGCCTGAAGGCGCGCACGATGACCAGCAGGACCACCGCGCCCAGCGTGGCCGTGACGATGGAGGCCAGGATGCCGCCCCCCACGGCGATGCCCAGCAGGCCGGCCAGCCAGCCGCCGATGACCGCGCCGACGATACCGATGAGGATGTCGGCCAACAGGCCGAAGCCGCCGCCCTTGACCAGCACGCCGGCCAGCCAGCCAGCAACCGCACCGATGATCAGCCATGCAATGAGTCCGTGTTCCATGATCTTCCCTTTCCTGTCGTGATGGGGATGTCCCGTGTTGATTGCTTCTCCGCCACCGCCACGCAGGGCGGCCAACGGATGAGGTCATGGTAGGAAGGGACGTGTCCCGCAGGTATCGGACAGCGGCCCATTTCCCTGTAGGACAAGCCCGCCATGCCCACCCTCCGGTGCGACGCAGTGCAACGCAGAGGCAGCCGGACTTGCTCCGGCCTTCCTCTTTTCCTACACATCAAACCGAAGCCATCCTATAGAGCGACAGCGCGAGTTTTCATAATCTAGCGTCCAATCGAAGCAGCGCAGCATGGCGTACCGCCCCTCTGCCACAGCAAGAGTGCCGAAAATGCCTCTGCTGATGCTGCGCGACTTGCACCACCTTGACTTTGAAGCAGCCTCCACGAGGAGCCTGCATCCGCGACCAGCCAAGCAGGAAAGCCAACGACCATGCCCCATACCGATACCAGAAGGGATAGCGCTACATTCGCCAACCAGTTCGCCCTGCACTCCTTCGCAGGCAGCGCGCGCGGCGGCGAAGACTTCGCAGAACAGTATGCACGCTACGCCAGCGACTCGGCGCAGTTGCTGCAGCAGATCTCGAAGAAGGCGCCCCAGTTGGCTTCGGTACTGGAACAGCTCAACGAGGGCTGCGCCCAGCGCAGCATCGCGCTGGGCGAGGCCGACGCGCCTGCCGCGCCGCGTGCGCGCAACCTGCTGCTGGCGGCATTGAACTTGCCGGGCCAGTTCCTGGCAGGCATTGCCGCGCTGTTGCACGGCGGCAGGATGCTGCCGGCCATGAAGATGATCAAGAACAACAAGCAGGCATGAAGCGCCATTGGCGCTACGTGACCTGCCATGCATGTGGGTGAGGATGCCACGTCCTTCAACTTAATCTACCTGGGCCTACCATGAAAAAAATCACCAAAGCAGTCTTCCCCGTCGCCGGTCTGGGCAGCCGTTTCCTTCCCGCCACCAAGGCGCAACCCAAGGAAATGCTTCCCATCGTCGACAAGCCCCTGATCCAGTACGCCGTCGAAGAAGCCGTTGAAGCCGGCATCACCGAGATGATCTTCATCACCGGCCGCAACAAGCGCGCCATCGAAGATCACTTCGACAAGGCCTACGAGCTGGAGAGCGAGCTGGAAGCCGCCGGCAAGGTCAAGCTGCTGGAAACCATCCGCCACGTCGTGCCCAAGCACATCAATTGCGTCTACGTGCGCCAGGCCGAACCGCTGGGCCTGGGCCACGCCGTGCTGCTGGCCAAGCCGCTGGTGGGCGATGAGCCCTTCGCCGTGCTGCTGGCCGATGACTTCATGGATGTGGACGCCGGCCAGAAGAACGTGATGGCGCAGATGACCGCCATGTTCGAACGCGAAGGCAAGAGCCTCTTGGCCGTGCAGGATGTGCCGCGCCCCGAGACCCGCCAGTACGGCATCGTCAGCGGCAGCGCCTATGCCGACCGCCTGGAACTGATGAGCGGCATCGTCGAGAAGCCCGCTCCGGAAGAAGCCCCCTCCACCCTGGCCGTGGTGGGCCGCTATGTGCTCACCCCCGCCATCTTCGAACGCCTGGAAAACATCGGCACGGGCGCCGGTGGCGAAATCCAGCTGACCGATGCGATCTCGGCCCTGCTGCAGCAGGAACAGATCTTGGCCTATCGCTACGAAGGCCAGCGTTTCGACTGCGGTTCCAAGCTGGGCTATCTCAAGGCCGCCGTGGCCATGGGCTTCAAGCACAAGGAAGTGGGCAGCGGCTTTGCCCAGTTCCTGCAGGACTTCGCTGCCCAGCACGACCTGCAGCAGGCCGCCCAGCCCAAGGGCCCGGCCACCGTCACCCCGCTCAAGCCCAATGCCGCGCCCGCCCACGGCGGCGCAGGCCAGGAAAAGCAGCCAGTAGCAGCAAACAGCGTCATGTAAGTCCCCAGTAGAGACCGTTGTTCATTGCAGTCCCGCCCGTCTGGGCCGGACTGCTTTTTTTTCGCCTGCACGGCGCCACCACCCACCGTAAATTGTTTTCCATCGTTGTCACAGAGCTTTAACCTGGGCTTGCTAGGATCGCCGCCGTGAATCTCCAGAAATTCATTGCGCCGGGACCGGAACACCGCCGCTGCAGCGCACAAGCGACTTGTAAACGTTTGCAATCCAGAAATTGTTGGTGAAATCGTTCACAATTGATCAGCTGCATTGCGGCGAAGGCGCAAAAAATATATATTGTTTATATCAATTTTTTAACAGGAGTATTCATGGCCACCCGTGTTCAAGCCGCAGCAGCACCGACCGAAAAGAAGAAACCCGTTGCCAAGGCAGCACCCGCCAAGCCCGCCG is drawn from Herbaspirillum seropedicae and contains these coding sequences:
- a CDS encoding GlsB/YeaQ/YmgE family stress response membrane protein, giving the protein MEHGLIAWLIIGAVAGWLAGVLVKGGGFGLLADILIGIVGAVIGGWLAGLLGIAVGGGILASIVTATLGAVVLLVIVRAFRRA
- the galU gene encoding UTP--glucose-1-phosphate uridylyltransferase GalU encodes the protein MKKITKAVFPVAGLGSRFLPATKAQPKEMLPIVDKPLIQYAVEEAVEAGITEMIFITGRNKRAIEDHFDKAYELESELEAAGKVKLLETIRHVVPKHINCVYVRQAEPLGLGHAVLLAKPLVGDEPFAVLLADDFMDVDAGQKNVMAQMTAMFEREGKSLLAVQDVPRPETRQYGIVSGSAYADRLELMSGIVEKPAPEEAPSTLAVVGRYVLTPAIFERLENIGTGAGGEIQLTDAISALLQQEQILAYRYEGQRFDCGSKLGYLKAAVAMGFKHKEVGSGFAQFLQDFAAQHDLQQAAQPKGPATVTPLKPNAAPAHGGAGQEKQPVAANSVM